From one Paracoccus pantotrophus genomic stretch:
- a CDS encoding 5-formyltetrahydrofolate cyclo-ligase gives MQPPTAGSDRADGEQGGSPPCQAERIAPDYFDPLAVDAGQARDVARWRRARREELLASRAGLSIAARQAIAAAIARGLDALLAAHLPDPRGRVVAGYWPIRSEPDLRPWLARLHDRGALLALPEVERPANPLVFRPWHPGAAMRRGHWNIPVPANTETVEPDVVLAPLVGWDGAGYRLGYGGGYFDRTLAARQPLAVGVGLQAARLATIYPQPHDIRLAAIVTECGLQYRDRA, from the coding sequence ATGCAGCCTCCCACCGCGGGATCGGACAGGGCCGATGGGGAGCAGGGCGGCTCGCCCCCTTGCCAGGCCGAGCGGATCGCGCCGGACTACTTCGATCCCTTGGCCGTCGATGCAGGGCAGGCCCGCGACGTGGCGCGCTGGCGCAGGGCGCGGCGCGAGGAATTGCTGGCCAGCCGCGCGGGCCTGAGCATCGCCGCGCGCCAGGCCATCGCCGCGGCCATCGCCCGCGGCCTGGACGCGCTGCTGGCCGCGCATCTGCCCGATCCCCGCGGCCGTGTGGTCGCCGGCTATTGGCCGATCCGGTCGGAACCCGACCTGCGCCCCTGGCTGGCCCGCCTGCATGATCGCGGCGCCCTTCTGGCCCTGCCCGAGGTCGAGCGGCCGGCCAACCCGCTGGTCTTTCGCCCCTGGCATCCCGGCGCGGCGATGCGGCGCGGGCATTGGAACATCCCGGTGCCGGCGAACACCGAAACGGTCGAGCCGGATGTGGTTCTGGCCCCGCTGGTCGGCTGGGACGGCGCCGGCTATCGGCTGGGTTATGGCGGCGGCTATTTCGACCGCACGCTGGCCGCGCGGCAGCCGCTGGCCGTCGGGGTCGGCTTGCAGGCGGCCCGGCTGGCGACGATCTATCCGCAGCCACACGACATCCGGCTGGCCGCCATCGTCACCGAATGCGGTCTGCAATATCGGGACAGGGCGTGA
- a CDS encoding 3-deoxy-7-phosphoheptulonate synthase → MPIQTENLRIAALRPLPAPAALAESLPRDEAVSRIVADSRAAIRAILAGRDDRLLVVAGPCSIHDPAAALDYAARLAELRRALSDRLEIVMRVYFEKPRTTVGWKGLINDPHLDGSDRIEDGLPLARRLLLEINRMGLPAATEFLDPILPQYFADLIAWGAIGARTTESQIHRQLASGLSCPVGFKNGTDGGVQVALDAIRSAARPHSFPAITAEGAAAIATTTGNDACHVVLRGGHDGPNYGAEHVAAVAAAAAKAEVEPGIVIDASHANSGKDPARQSLVVADVAAQVRTGETRIRGVMLESNLVAGRQDLRPGQAPTYGQSITDGCLGWEESRALLLDLAGAAATRLRCAA, encoded by the coding sequence ATGCCCATCCAGACCGAGAACCTGCGCATCGCCGCATTACGCCCCCTGCCCGCCCCCGCCGCCCTGGCCGAATCGCTGCCGCGGGACGAGGCGGTGTCGCGCATCGTCGCCGACAGCCGCGCCGCCATCCGCGCCATCCTGGCCGGGCGCGACGACCGGCTGCTGGTCGTCGCCGGCCCCTGCTCGATCCACGACCCCGCGGCGGCGCTGGATTATGCCGCGCGCCTGGCCGAGTTGCGCCGCGCGCTCTCCGACCGGCTGGAGATCGTCATGCGGGTCTATTTCGAGAAGCCGCGCACCACCGTCGGCTGGAAGGGGCTGATCAACGATCCGCATCTGGACGGTTCGGACCGGATCGAGGACGGGCTGCCACTGGCCCGCCGCCTGCTGCTGGAGATCAACCGCATGGGCCTGCCGGCGGCGACCGAGTTCCTGGACCCGATCCTGCCGCAATATTTCGCCGACCTGATCGCCTGGGGCGCCATCGGCGCGCGCACCACGGAAAGCCAGATCCACCGCCAGCTGGCCTCGGGCCTGTCCTGCCCGGTGGGGTTCAAGAACGGCACCGACGGCGGGGTGCAGGTGGCGCTGGACGCGATCCGCTCGGCCGCGCGGCCGCACAGTTTCCCGGCGATCACCGCCGAGGGGGCGGCGGCCATCGCCACCACCACCGGCAACGATGCCTGCCATGTCGTGCTGCGCGGCGGCCATGACGGGCCGAATTACGGTGCCGAACATGTCGCGGCGGTGGCGGCGGCCGCGGCCAAGGCCGAGGTCGAGCCCGGCATCGTCATCGACGCAAGCCACGCCAACAGCGGCAAGGATCCGGCGCGTCAGTCCCTGGTCGTCGCCGATGTCGCGGCGCAGGTCCGCACCGGCGAGACGCGCATCCGCGGCGTCATGCTGGAAAGCAACCTGGTGGCGGGGCGGCAGGATCTGCGGCCCGGCCAGGCGCCAACCTATGGGCAAAGCATCACCGACGGCTGCCTGGGCTGGGAAGAAAGCCGCGCCCTGCTCTTGGACCTGGCCGGGGCCGCGGCGACGCGATTGCGCTGCGCCGCCTGA
- a CDS encoding 3-hydroxyacyl-CoA dehydrogenase NAD-binding domain-containing protein: MTVTIARQGEIAIVTVDNPPVNALSQALRQGLWDAVDTLDADPQVAAVVLACAGRTFIAGADVTEFGKPPQPPHLPDLVDRIEAAQKPWVAAIHGSALGGGFEVAMGCRFRVAAPDASVGLPEVSLGIVPGASGTVRTPRLAGAALAVELVTSGRPMRAAKAAEAGLVDAVIQGDLLEGATAFARQALAQPLPAPVSARPVAAPDAGFWAEQEKAVAKSAKGAAAPLRALACLRKAVEAPFAEAMAFERQTFLELRGSDQAAALRHVFFAERAAPRPAALREVEPLSLRRAAVIGGGTMGAGIVAALREAGLPVTLVERDDKAVARGLANLRGIFAGGVKRGNLTEAQAEALAAGVTGTTDYASLADADLVIEAVFEEIGVKRAVFEQLARVCRPDAVLATNTSYLDPRAIAEGQPEPERFIGLHFFSPANVMKLLEIVPVPETSDRTLATGFALARLLKKIPVRAGICEGFIGNRILKRYRAAAEALVRQGVPIAEIDAAMRGHGFAMGPFEAQDLGGLDIAFLQREGARAAGQAVPETLGDILVRAGRKGQKTGGGWYDYAPGERKPQPSAAVAELLAGHIRPGPAMGREEIAQALVAEMAAEGQAILDEGIAQAPADIDLVEIHGYGFPRWRGGPMFATGIRG; this comes from the coding sequence ATGACCGTCACCATCGCCCGCCAAGGGGAAATCGCCATCGTCACCGTGGACAATCCGCCCGTCAACGCACTGAGCCAGGCGCTGCGGCAGGGGCTGTGGGATGCCGTGGACACGCTGGACGCGGACCCGCAGGTCGCGGCGGTGGTGCTGGCCTGCGCCGGCCGCACCTTCATCGCCGGGGCCGATGTGACGGAATTCGGCAAGCCGCCGCAGCCGCCGCACCTGCCCGATCTGGTGGACCGGATCGAGGCCGCGCAAAAGCCCTGGGTCGCGGCCATCCACGGCTCGGCCCTGGGCGGCGGGTTCGAGGTGGCGATGGGCTGCCGCTTCCGGGTGGCCGCGCCCGACGCTTCGGTCGGCCTGCCCGAGGTAAGCCTCGGCATCGTTCCCGGCGCCTCGGGCACGGTGCGCACCCCGCGCCTTGCCGGGGCCGCGCTGGCGGTGGAGCTGGTCACTTCGGGCCGGCCGATGCGCGCGGCGAAAGCCGCCGAGGCCGGGCTGGTCGATGCGGTGATCCAGGGCGACCTGCTGGAAGGCGCCACAGCCTTCGCCCGGCAGGCGCTGGCCCAGCCCTTGCCCGCGCCGGTCTCGGCCCGTCCCGTCGCCGCGCCCGATGCCGGTTTCTGGGCCGAGCAGGAGAAGGCCGTGGCCAAATCCGCCAAGGGCGCTGCCGCGCCGCTGCGGGCGCTGGCCTGCCTGCGCAAGGCCGTCGAAGCGCCCTTCGCCGAGGCCATGGCCTTCGAGCGCCAGACCTTCCTGGAACTGCGCGGCTCGGATCAGGCGGCGGCGCTGCGCCATGTCTTCTTCGCCGAGCGCGCCGCGCCGCGCCCGGCCGCCCTGCGCGAGGTGGAACCCTTGTCCCTGCGCCGCGCGGCGGTCATCGGCGGCGGCACCATGGGCGCCGGCATCGTCGCCGCCCTGCGCGAGGCTGGCCTGCCCGTCACCCTGGTCGAGCGCGACGACAAGGCGGTGGCGCGCGGCCTTGCCAATCTGCGCGGCATCTTCGCGGGCGGCGTCAAGCGCGGCAACCTGACCGAGGCGCAGGCAGAGGCCCTGGCGGCCGGCGTCACCGGGACGACGGATTACGCCAGCCTCGCCGATGCCGATCTGGTCATTGAGGCGGTGTTCGAGGAAATCGGCGTCAAGCGCGCCGTGTTCGAGCAACTCGCCCGGGTCTGCCGCCCGGATGCGGTGCTGGCGACCAATACCTCCTATCTCGACCCGCGCGCCATCGCCGAGGGGCAGCCCGAGCCCGAGCGTTTCATCGGCCTGCATTTCTTCAGCCCGGCCAATGTGATGAAGCTCCTGGAGATCGTGCCGGTGCCCGAAACCTCCGACCGCACCCTGGCCACCGGCTTCGCGCTGGCGCGGCTGCTGAAGAAGATCCCGGTCCGCGCCGGCATCTGCGAGGGCTTCATCGGCAACCGCATCCTGAAACGCTATCGCGCGGCGGCCGAGGCGCTGGTCCGCCAAGGCGTGCCGATCGCAGAAATCGACGCCGCCATGCGCGGCCACGGCTTTGCCATGGGCCCGTTCGAGGCGCAGGATCTGGGCGGGCTCGACATCGCCTTCCTGCAACGCGAGGGCGCGCGGGCGGCCGGGCAGGCGGTGCCCGAGACGCTGGGCGACATCCTGGTGCGCGCCGGCCGCAAGGGGCAAAAGACCGGCGGCGGCTGGTATGACTATGCGCCGGGCGAGCGCAAGCCGCAGCCCTCGGCGGCGGTGGCCGAACTGCTGGCGGGCCACATCCGGCCCGGCCCGGCCATGGGCCGCGAGGAAATCGCCCAGGCCCTTGTCGCCGAAATGGCCGCCGAGGGGCAGGCGATCCTGGACGAGGGCATCGCGCAGGCGCCCGCCGACATCGACCTGGTCGAGATCCACGGCTACGGTTTCCCGCGCTGGCGCGGCGGGCCGATGTTTGCCACCGGCATCCGCGGCTGA
- a CDS encoding ABC transporter ATP-binding protein, with product MLTVEGLRSRYGRIEVLHGIDLHVDSGEIVTVVGANGAGKTTLLRCLSGVQPVSAGQITFRGEPLAGVPAHRRPARGLTQSPEGRQIFTNLTVEENLRLGAFLYSDDRVEKDMQDAFQMFPILREKRNLAAGGLSGGQQQMLAMARALMGRPSCLLLDEPSMGLAPIIVQQIFDVVSGLKALGVTVLLVEQNAFGALKIADRGYVMETGRITMQGPAAELIADPRIREAYLGI from the coding sequence ATGCTGACGGTTGAGGGCTTGCGCTCGCGCTATGGGCGCATCGAGGTCTTGCACGGCATCGACCTGCATGTCGATTCCGGCGAGATCGTCACCGTGGTCGGCGCCAACGGCGCGGGCAAGACCACGCTGCTGCGCTGCCTCTCGGGCGTGCAGCCGGTCTCGGCCGGGCAGATCACCTTCCGGGGCGAGCCGCTGGCCGGGGTGCCGGCGCATCGCCGCCCGGCGCGCGGGCTGACGCAATCGCCCGAGGGCCGGCAGATCTTCACCAACCTCACGGTCGAGGAGAACCTGCGCCTCGGCGCCTTCCTCTACAGCGACGACCGGGTGGAAAAGGACATGCAGGACGCGTTCCAGATGTTCCCGATCCTGCGCGAAAAGCGCAACCTGGCGGCCGGAGGGCTGTCGGGCGGCCAGCAGCAGATGCTGGCCATGGCGCGGGCGCTGATGGGCCGGCCGTCCTGCCTGCTTCTGGATGAGCCCTCGATGGGCCTGGCGCCGATCATCGTCCAGCAGATCTTCGACGTGGTCAGCGGGCTCAAGGCGCTTGGCGTCACTGTGCTGCTGGTCGAGCAGAACGCCTTCGGCGCCTTGAAGATCGCCGATCGGGGCTATGTCATGGAAACCGGCCGCATCACAATGCAGGGACCGGCGGCGGAACTGATCGCCGATCCGCGCATCCGCGAAGCCTATCTGGGGATCTGA
- a CDS encoding ABC transporter ATP-binding protein, translating into MTLLSVEGLGISFGGIKAVNDVSFKVEPGEIVSVIGPNGAGKTTLFNMISGVYQPGSGRVVLEGEDVTGMAPFRLASRGMSRTFQNLQIFQNMTVLENAISGFHLQERGPVLADLLHLPASRRRARAADAGARALLARVGLERAADREAGNLSYGSLKRLEIARALAMKPKVLLLDEPAAGCNAVETEEIDHLIAEVAASGTAILLVEHDMKMVMRISSHIVVLDHGEKIAEGAPAEVSRNPAVIAAYLGTEEGADADG; encoded by the coding sequence ATGACGCTGCTTTCGGTCGAAGGTCTGGGCATCAGCTTCGGCGGCATCAAGGCCGTGAACGATGTCAGCTTCAAGGTCGAGCCGGGCGAGATCGTCTCGGTCATCGGCCCGAACGGTGCCGGCAAGACCACGCTGTTCAACATGATCTCGGGCGTCTACCAGCCCGGATCGGGCCGCGTCGTGCTGGAGGGCGAGGACGTGACCGGCATGGCGCCGTTCCGGCTGGCCAGCCGCGGCATGTCGCGCACCTTCCAGAACCTGCAAATCTTCCAGAACATGACGGTGCTGGAAAACGCCATCTCGGGCTTTCACCTGCAGGAGCGGGGGCCGGTGCTGGCCGACCTGCTGCACCTGCCCGCCTCGCGCCGCCGGGCGCGGGCGGCCGATGCGGGCGCGCGCGCGCTTCTGGCCCGGGTCGGGCTGGAGCGGGCGGCGGATCGCGAGGCGGGGAACCTGTCCTATGGCTCGCTCAAGCGGCTGGAGATCGCCCGCGCGCTGGCGATGAAGCCCAAGGTGCTGCTGCTCGACGAACCCGCCGCCGGCTGCAACGCCGTCGAGACCGAGGAGATCGACCACCTGATCGCCGAGGTCGCGGCATCCGGCACCGCCATCCTGCTGGTCGAGCACGACATGAAGATGGTCATGCGCATTTCCAGCCATATCGTGGTGCTGGACCATGGCGAGAAGATCGCCGAGGGCGCGCCGGCCGAGGTCAGCCGCAACCCGGCGGTGATCGCCGCCTATCTGGGAACCGAGGAGGGTGCCGATGCTGACGGTTGA
- a CDS encoding branched-chain amino acid ABC transporter permease gives MPRLTAKSATLLVLAALIAVTPFFFPSGYYYRVGALIFVNGLAVTGIVILTGYAGQISLGHAGFAGIGGYACALAPTHLGLHPSLAVVLGAAISGVLAYLVGRPILRLKGYYLAVATLGFGILVSMVLNNERQLTGGPDGIAVPELGLRGLLKDWGLDLTNGQFWYFFCGLVLLAGAWLALNLYQSPSGRALRALHGSEIAAGTVGIDVARVKLQAFVISAVYASVAGSLVALQNKFITPDVAGFMHSIEMVTMAVLGGAGSVLGAIFGAGILTLLPQVLTVFAEYEQLVLGLVMMLVMIFLREGLLPSVLRKLRGREE, from the coding sequence ATGCCGAGACTGACCGCCAAATCCGCCACGCTGCTGGTGCTGGCCGCGCTGATCGCGGTGACGCCCTTCTTCTTTCCCTCGGGCTATTACTACCGGGTCGGCGCGCTGATCTTCGTCAACGGGCTGGCCGTGACCGGCATCGTGATCCTGACCGGCTATGCCGGGCAGATCAGCCTGGGCCATGCCGGTTTCGCCGGCATCGGCGGCTATGCCTGCGCCTTGGCGCCGACGCATCTGGGCCTGCACCCGTCGCTGGCCGTGGTGCTGGGTGCGGCGATCTCGGGCGTGCTGGCCTATCTGGTCGGCCGGCCGATCCTGCGGCTCAAGGGCTATTACCTCGCCGTGGCCACGCTGGGCTTCGGCATCCTCGTCTCGATGGTGCTGAACAACGAGCGCCAGCTGACCGGCGGCCCCGACGGCATCGCGGTGCCCGAGCTTGGCCTGCGCGGGCTGCTGAAAGACTGGGGGCTGGACCTGACCAACGGCCAGTTCTGGTATTTCTTCTGCGGGCTCGTGCTGCTGGCCGGCGCCTGGCTGGCGCTGAACCTGTATCAAAGCCCCAGCGGCCGGGCGCTGCGCGCGCTGCACGGATCCGAGATCGCCGCCGGCACCGTCGGTATCGACGTGGCGCGGGTCAAGCTGCAGGCCTTCGTCATCTCGGCGGTCTATGCCTCGGTCGCGGGCTCGCTGGTGGCGTTGCAGAACAAGTTCATCACCCCCGATGTCGCCGGCTTCATGCATTCGATCGAGATGGTGACCATGGCCGTGCTGGGCGGCGCCGGTTCGGTGCTGGGCGCGATCTTCGGCGCCGGCATCCTGACGCTGCTGCCGCAGGTGCTGACCGTCTTTGCCGAATACGAGCAGCTGGTGCTGGGCCTGGTGATGATGCTGGTGATGATCTTCCTGCGCGAGGGGCTTTTGCCCTCGGTCCTGCGCAAGCTGAGGGGGAGGGAGGAATGA
- a CDS encoding branched-chain amino acid ABC transporter permease — translation MSELLQFLFSGLTVGAVYALVALGFTIIYNASDVVNFAQGEFVMLGGMITWFAHAAGLPLPLAALIAIVATAALGVAINKLAIEPARGAPVVSLIIITIGASVFLQGAAQLVFDKQIHSFPAFSGDTPLRIGGATIQPQSLWVIGGALVVFAGLWLFFTRTLLGRAVLATSNNRLAAQLVGINTNFVMTLSFALSAGIGALAGVLATPITLTAYNVGIGFALKGFAGAMLGGMGNPKGALAGGFLIGLIEALTAGYLSSTYKEAAAFVVILLVLFFMPQGLFGRKSTERV, via the coding sequence ATGTCTGAACTTCTGCAATTCCTGTTTTCAGGGCTGACGGTGGGCGCGGTCTATGCGCTGGTCGCCCTTGGTTTCACGATCATCTACAACGCCTCGGACGTGGTGAACTTCGCCCAGGGCGAGTTCGTCATGCTGGGCGGCATGATCACATGGTTCGCCCATGCCGCCGGCCTGCCGCTGCCGCTGGCGGCGCTGATCGCCATCGTCGCCACCGCGGCGCTGGGGGTCGCCATCAACAAGCTGGCCATCGAGCCGGCGCGCGGCGCGCCGGTCGTGTCGCTGATCATCATCACCATCGGCGCCTCGGTCTTTCTGCAAGGCGCGGCGCAGCTGGTCTTCGACAAGCAGATCCACAGCTTCCCGGCCTTTTCCGGCGACACGCCGCTGCGCATCGGCGGTGCGACGATCCAGCCGCAAAGCCTGTGGGTGATCGGCGGCGCGCTGGTGGTCTTTGCCGGGCTGTGGCTGTTCTTCACCCGCACGCTTCTGGGCCGGGCGGTGCTGGCGACCTCGAACAACCGGCTGGCGGCGCAGCTCGTCGGCATCAACACCAATTTCGTCATGACGCTGTCCTTCGCGCTGTCGGCCGGGATCGGCGCCCTGGCCGGGGTGCTGGCCACGCCGATCACGCTGACCGCCTATAACGTCGGCATCGGCTTTGCGCTGAAGGGCTTTGCCGGCGCCATGCTGGGCGGCATGGGCAATCCCAAGGGCGCGCTGGCCGGCGGCTTCCTGATCGGGCTGATCGAGGCGCTGACCGCGGGCTACCTCTCCTCGACCTACAAGGAGGCCGCGGCCTTCGTGGTGATCCTGCTGGTGCTGTTCTTCATGCCCCAGGGCCTGTTCGGCCGCAAATCGACGGAGCGGGTGTGA
- a CDS encoding ABC transporter substrate-binding protein → MKKTLTTTVPAALIALGLASAASAEIKIGASVSATGPAAFLGDPEAKTLQMLVEELNAKGGINGEEIALVLYDDGGDANKARTFATRLIEDDEVQAIIGGTTTGTSMSILAVAEDAEIPFISLAGAIDIIQPVKPFTFKTPHTDRMACQKIFEDMQKSGIQKIGMISGTDGFGASMQAQCKDVVGEYGIEIAADETYDPKDADMTAQLTKIRNTDGVQAVLNPGFGQGPSIVTRNYRQLGIELPLYQSHGVASDGFIELAGKEAAEGVRLPGTALLVADLLAEDDPQKPVVTAYKAAYEGKFKEPVGTFGGYAHDGFALLVDAVTRAGSAEPEAIRDALEQTSGLAGTTGIYTMSPEDHLGLDLSAFRMLEVKDGSWSIVE, encoded by the coding sequence ATGAAAAAGACCCTGACGACGACCGTTCCGGCCGCGCTGATCGCGCTTGGCCTGGCCTCTGCCGCCAGCGCCGAGATCAAGATCGGCGCCTCGGTTTCCGCGACCGGGCCGGCCGCCTTCCTCGGCGACCCCGAGGCCAAGACCCTGCAGATGCTGGTCGAAGAGCTGAACGCCAAGGGCGGCATCAACGGCGAAGAGATCGCGCTGGTGCTTTACGATGACGGCGGCGACGCCAACAAGGCGCGCACCTTTGCCACCCGCCTGATCGAGGATGACGAGGTGCAGGCCATCATCGGCGGCACCACCACCGGCACCTCGATGTCGATCCTGGCCGTGGCCGAGGATGCCGAGATCCCCTTCATCTCGCTGGCCGGTGCCATCGACATCATCCAGCCGGTCAAGCCCTTTACCTTCAAGACCCCGCATACCGACCGCATGGCCTGCCAGAAGATCTTCGAGGACATGCAGAAAAGCGGCATCCAGAAGATCGGCATGATCTCGGGCACCGACGGTTTCGGCGCCTCGATGCAGGCGCAATGCAAGGACGTGGTCGGCGAATACGGCATCGAGATCGCCGCGGACGAGACCTATGATCCCAAGGACGCCGACATGACGGCGCAGCTGACCAAGATCCGCAACACCGATGGCGTGCAGGCGGTGCTGAACCCCGGCTTCGGCCAGGGCCCGTCCATCGTGACCCGCAACTATCGCCAGCTGGGCATCGAGCTGCCGCTTTACCAGTCGCATGGCGTCGCCTCGGACGGGTTCATCGAGCTGGCCGGCAAGGAGGCCGCCGAGGGCGTGCGCCTGCCCGGCACCGCGCTGCTGGTCGCGGACCTCTTGGCCGAGGACGATCCGCAAAAGCCGGTGGTGACGGCCTACAAGGCCGCCTATGAGGGCAAGTTCAAGGAGCCGGTCGGCACCTTCGGCGGCTATGCCCATGACGGTTTCGCCCTGCTGGTCGATGCGGTGACGCGCGCCGGCTCGGCCGAGCCCGAGGCGATCCGCGACGCGCTGGAGCAGACCTCGGGACTGGCGGGCACGACCGGCATCTATACCATGTCGCCCGAGGACCATCTGGGGCTGGACCTGTCGGCCTTTCGCATGCTGGAGGTCAAGGACGGCAGCTGGTCCATCGTCGAATGA
- the paaN gene encoding phenylacetic acid degradation protein PaaN encodes MTEFFDRHRPMLDAALDALRQRAFWSPFPEIPSGKIYGESAREEGETGFAALRNAGFELPGHPNQRRLGAEVSPFGGALGITYPAADAATLIAAAQAAQPALAAASPEARVGACLEALVRLNRISFLIGHATMHTTGQAFAMAFQAGGPHAQDRGLEAVAMAWDEMTRFAPQARWEKPQGKAAPIVLEKHWSIVPAGLSLAIGCNTFPTWNSYSGIFASLATGNPVIVKPHPAAILPLALTVRVLREVLAEAGLPADSVLLAVDERGAEITQDLATHPAVRLIDYTGSAAFGDWLRGHATQAQLFTEEAGVNTVTIAATDDLAGMCANLAFSLALYSGQMCTAPQNIYVPEGGIDTDQGRKSFDEVGLALAAAIDALLADPARAAGICGAIANQATLERVQQARGLGRVLRDSAPLGQGRTATPLLLALRDGDPACERECFGPIAFVIAVKDADAAIARAADLARRKGAITAALYDRDEVRIARAAQAFAAAGVNLSVNLTGNIYVNQSAAFSDFHVTGANPAGNACLTDTAFVASRFRRAMWRRPAAA; translated from the coding sequence GTGACAGAATTTTTCGACCGCCATCGGCCGATGCTGGACGCTGCGCTGGATGCCCTGCGCCAGCGTGCATTCTGGAGCCCGTTCCCCGAGATTCCAAGCGGCAAGATCTATGGCGAATCGGCGCGCGAGGAGGGCGAGACCGGCTTCGCCGCCCTGCGCAATGCCGGCTTCGAGCTGCCGGGACACCCGAATCAGCGCCGGCTGGGTGCCGAGGTCTCGCCCTTTGGCGGTGCCTTGGGGATCACCTATCCGGCCGCCGATGCCGCGACGCTGATCGCGGCGGCACAGGCGGCGCAGCCGGCGCTGGCCGCGGCCAGTCCCGAAGCGCGGGTGGGCGCCTGCCTCGAGGCGCTGGTGCGGCTCAACCGCATCAGCTTCCTCATCGGCCATGCCACCATGCACACCACGGGGCAGGCTTTCGCCATGGCCTTCCAGGCGGGCGGGCCGCATGCGCAGGACCGCGGGCTCGAGGCGGTGGCGATGGCCTGGGACGAGATGACCCGATTCGCCCCGCAGGCGCGCTGGGAAAAGCCGCAGGGCAAGGCGGCGCCGATCGTGCTGGAAAAGCATTGGTCGATCGTGCCGGCCGGCCTGTCGCTGGCCATCGGCTGCAACACCTTCCCGACCTGGAACTCTTATTCCGGGATCTTCGCCAGCCTCGCCACCGGCAACCCGGTGATCGTCAAGCCGCATCCCGCCGCCATCCTGCCGCTGGCGCTGACCGTCCGCGTGCTGCGCGAGGTGCTGGCCGAGGCCGGGCTGCCGGCCGATTCGGTGCTGCTGGCCGTGGACGAGCGCGGGGCCGAGATCACGCAGGATCTGGCCACCCACCCGGCGGTGCGGCTGATCGACTATACCGGCTCGGCCGCCTTCGGCGACTGGCTGCGCGGCCACGCGACCCAGGCGCAGCTGTTCACCGAGGAGGCGGGCGTCAACACCGTCACCATCGCCGCCACCGACGATCTCGCCGGCATGTGCGCCAATCTGGCCTTTTCGCTGGCGCTTTATTCCGGGCAGATGTGCACTGCGCCGCAGAACATCTATGTCCCGGAAGGCGGCATAGACACCGACCAGGGCCGCAAGAGCTTCGACGAGGTCGGGCTGGCGCTGGCCGCGGCCATCGACGCATTGCTGGCCGACCCGGCCCGCGCGGCGGGCATCTGCGGCGCCATCGCCAACCAGGCCACGCTGGAGCGGGTGCAGCAGGCGCGCGGGCTGGGCCGGGTGCTGCGCGATTCGGCGCCGCTGGGGCAGGGGCGCACCGCCACCCCGCTGCTCTTGGCGCTGCGGGACGGCGATCCGGCCTGCGAGCGGGAATGCTTCGGCCCCATCGCCTTCGTCATCGCGGTGAAGGACGCCGATGCCGCCATCGCCCGCGCCGCCGATCTGGCGCGGCGCAAGGGCGCGATCACCGCCGCGCTCTACGACCGGGACGAGGTGCGCATTGCCCGCGCTGCGCAGGCCTTTGCCGCGGCCGGAGTCAACCTGTCGGTGAACCTGACCGGCAATATCTATGTCAACCAGTCGGCGGCCTTCAGCGATTTCCATGTCACCGGGGCCAACCCGGCGGGGAATGCCTGCCTGACCGACACCGCCTTCGTCGCCAGCCGGTTCCGGCGCGCCATGTGGCGCCGGCCGGCCGCGGCCTGA
- the paaG gene encoding 2-(1,2-epoxy-1,2-dihydrophenyl)acetyl-CoA isomerase PaaG, with translation MTETVLAALADGVLTLTLNRPDKLNSFNEEMHRALRAGIQRAHDDAAVRALLLTGAGRGFCAGQDLGDRDPRKGGPAPDLGQTLETFYNPTLRLIRALEKPVVCAVNGVAAGAGANIAFACDIVLAAKSAKFIQAFAKIGLIPDAGGTFSLTRILGEPRAKALALTAEPLMAEKAADWGLIWKAVEDAALMDEAGALAKSLAAGPTLGLGLTKRLIQAAATNSLDAQLDMERDCQRQAGRSADYAEGVTAFLEKRRPEFRGQ, from the coding sequence ATGACGGAAACCGTCCTGGCGGCCTTGGCCGATGGCGTGCTGACGCTGACGCTCAATCGCCCCGACAAGCTGAATTCCTTCAACGAAGAGATGCACCGGGCACTGCGCGCCGGGATCCAGCGCGCCCATGACGATGCGGCGGTGCGCGCCCTGCTGCTGACCGGCGCCGGGCGCGGCTTCTGCGCCGGGCAGGATCTGGGCGACCGCGACCCGCGCAAGGGCGGCCCCGCCCCCGACCTGGGCCAGACGCTCGAGACCTTCTACAACCCGACGCTGCGGCTGATCCGGGCGCTGGAAAAGCCGGTGGTCTGCGCGGTCAACGGCGTTGCGGCCGGGGCCGGGGCGAATATCGCCTTCGCCTGCGACATCGTGCTGGCGGCGAAATCGGCGAAGTTCATCCAGGCTTTTGCGAAGATCGGCCTGATCCCCGATGCCGGCGGCACCTTCAGCCTGACCCGTATCCTGGGCGAGCCGCGCGCCAAGGCGCTGGCCCTAACGGCCGAGCCGCTGATGGCGGAAAAAGCCGCGGACTGGGGCCTGATCTGGAAGGCCGTGGAGGACGCGGCGCTGATGGACGAGGCCGGGGCGCTGGCGAAATCACTGGCCGCCGGGCCGACACTGGGCCTGGGTCTGACCAAGCGGCTGATCCAGGCGGCCGCCACCAACAGCCTGGACGCGCAGCTGGACATGGAGCGCGACTGCCAGCGGCAGGCAGGCCGCAGCGCCGATTACGCCGAGGGCGTCACCGCCTTCCTGGAGAAACGCCGGCCGGAGTTCAGGGGACAATGA